In bacterium, the sequence GGCGGGCAAGTCCTTCGGCGAGATTACCTTCCACGGGCCGGGGCTCTTGCGGCGCGATCGCTGGAGCCGCGCGCTCGCCTACGGGGCGGTCGCGATCCAGAACGCCCTGTTGGCCGAGCAGGCGCTCGACGCCGAGCTGGAGAGTGCCCAGGCCAGGGCCCAGCGGGATCTCCAGTACCGCCTCACCTGGATGGCCTCCACCCAGATCTGCCGCCTGCTGGATGAGGCCCAGGGCCGGCTGCGCACGGCCCGCTCGCAGGTCGAGGTCGCCCCATCCCCGGCGCTCGCCGAGGAGCTCTCGGCGATCGCTTCGAGCCTGATGCAGCTCGAAGCCTTCGTGCATGCCAACCTCAACAGCGTCAGGGGGAGCGAGGCCCCCTGACCTGCCTCCTCTTGTTCGTTTCCCGCTTCCTCGGGTAGCATAGGGGCAGGAGGAAGCCATGAAGAAGACCGTTCTAATCGTTGAAGACCATCCGGACGCCCTCGAATTCTTTGAAGAGGTCCTCCAGGAGCATGGCTATCAGGTCCTGACCGCCGAGAACGGCCGCAAGGGCCTCGACCTCGCCCAGGCCAACAAGCTCGACGCCCTGCTGCTGGACGTGAACCTTCCCCAGCTGACGGGCCGCGAGATCTACGAGGCCCTTCGCAAGCAGGCCAAGTACAAGAGCCTGCCCATCATCTTCATCACCGCGGACCAGGGGGACGACGTCTCGGATCTCGTCGCCAAGCCGCACACCCACTACATGAAGAAGGCGATCGACGTCAACCGCCTCGTCGACCTTCTGGGCGACGTTCTCGGCGCCTAGCCCGACTTTCAACTCAGAGGCCTGCGAGGATCGTCCTCGCAGGCCTCTTTCCCGTTGCGCCTTCGCACGCTTGGGGAAGAATGGAGAGCGGGGCATTTTCAGGACGTGAGGGGAATCAGCGTGCAAGGGCAGACGAGGGCTTGGGGCAACGAGGTGGTCTATCACCTCTTCGTGGACCGCTTCCGCAACGGCAACCCGGCCCTGAACGTGCGGCCCGCGAGCTTCCACTTCCACGGCCAGCCCGTCGCCGTTTCGCAGAACAAGCGCGAGCTCACGGGCGATCGCACCCACCAGCACACCTTCTACAACGGCGACCTCCAGGGCATCCGCGACGCCCTGCCCTACCTGCAAGAGCTGGGCGTGACCGTGGTCCTGCTCACCCCTATCTTCGCAAGCCGCTCGACCCACCGCTACGATACCGACGACTACCTGCGCCTGGATCCGCACGTGGGCACCGACGAGGACTTCAGGGCCCTGGTGGACGACCTCCATTCGCGCGGGATGAAGCTCGCCCTCGACGGGGTCTTCGGCCATACCAGCTTCGAGCACCCCTGGTACCGGGACCCGGCCCTGCGCAAGAAGCACTACCGCCTGAAGCCCGATGGCAACGCCGAGACGTGGCTCGGCTGGGGGGTGTTGCCCAAGCTCGACACCGACGACCCCGAGACCCAGGACAAGCTCCTCGAAGTCATCGATCGCTGGCCGGGCGTGGATGCCTGGCGGCTGGATGCGGCCCAGCACCTGCCCGCGAGCTTCCTGAGGCGCTTTCGCGAACGCCTCAAGGCCCAGAATCCTCATGCGATCGTCATCGCCGAAGAGTGGGAGGCGGTCCCTACCCAGCTGCGCGACGGCCTCTACGACGGGGTGCTCAACTTCCAGTTCCGGCGGCCGGTGGTGGATTTCTTCCGCGGCGAGATCGGGGCCGAGACCATGGTCCGGCGCCTTTCGGCCTACCTGGACGCCTACCCGCCGGAAGCCCTGCGCCACTGCTGGAACCTGCTGGACAACCACGATACCGAGCGCTACTTCGGTCATCACGCCCACGACGCACGGCGTCTGCGCCTGGCCCTCGCCCTCCAGATCCTCCTGCCCGGCACCCCGCAGCTCTACTACGGCAACGAGATCGGCATGACCGCCCGGGACTCGCACGCGGCGCGCGCGCCCATGGTCTGGGAGCCCCGGAAGTGGGACCGCTCGGTGCGCGCGGCCTACGACGAGTTCCTGGGGCTGCGCCGGGCCCATGCGGTCTTCGACGAGGGAGGCCTGCGCTGGGTCCACGCCTCGAACCGGACCA encodes:
- a CDS encoding response regulator gives rise to the protein MKKTVLIVEDHPDALEFFEEVLQEHGYQVLTAENGRKGLDLAQANKLDALLLDVNLPQLTGREIYEALRKQAKYKSLPIIFITADQGDDVSDLVAKPHTHYMKKAIDVNRLVDLLGDVLGA
- a CDS encoding glycoside hydrolase family 13 protein is translated as MQGQTRAWGNEVVYHLFVDRFRNGNPALNVRPASFHFHGQPVAVSQNKRELTGDRTHQHTFYNGDLQGIRDALPYLQELGVTVVLLTPIFASRSTHRYDTDDYLRLDPHVGTDEDFRALVDDLHSRGMKLALDGVFGHTSFEHPWYRDPALRKKHYRLKPDGNAETWLGWGVLPKLDTDDPETQDKLLEVIDRWPGVDAWRLDAAQHLPASFLRRFRERLKAQNPHAIVIAEEWEAVPTQLRDGLYDGVLNFQFRRPVVDFFRGEIGAETMVRRLSAYLDAYPPEALRHCWNLLDNHDTERYFGHHAHDARRLRLALALQILLPGTPQLYYGNEIGMTARDSHAARAPMVWEPRKWDRSVRAAYDEFLGLRRAHAVFDEGGLRWVHASNRTKTVAFVRESDTARALVAVNAGDYDETLDFEGERILVKAQDTRVVFA